A single Glycine soja cultivar W05 chromosome 14, ASM419377v2, whole genome shotgun sequence DNA region contains:
- the LOC114384033 gene encoding uncharacterized protein LOC114384033, with amino-acid sequence MWDSMIEKVKTTIYRHDEVLENEVSSFLEVIHEILNSWWSKSCNPLLCLAHSLNPRYYSDNWLNEVPNRVPPHRDDELSSQRNKCLKIYFPHVNVRTKVYEEFSKFSSCAGDFGSFDSIEDRWALDPKTWWVMHGSSTPILQKVALKLLVQPCSSSCSERNWSTYSFIHSLKRNKMDPKRAEDLVFVHSNLRLLSRKEEGYKKGETRLWDINGAVHDPLDDSAGVLEMKDLSLDEPDLEAMLFLDDGNGGEENETIRV; translated from the exons ATGTGGGATTCTATGATAGAAAAGGTGAAGACAACCATCTATAGGCATGATGAAGTGCTAGAAAATGAAGTTTCTAGTTTCTTGGAAGTTATTCATGAAATACTTAATTCTTGGTGGAGTAAGAGTTGTAATCCACTTCTTTGCTTAGCTCATTCTCTAAATCCaag gtacTATAGTGATAATTGGCTTAATGAGGTTCCAAATAGGGTTCCTCCTCATAGAGATGATGAACTTTCTAGCCAAAGGAATAAATGTCTTAAGATATATTTTCCACATGTTAATGTTAGGACAAAAGTTTATGAAGAATTCTCTAAATTCTCATCTTGTGCGGGTGACTTTGGTTCATTTGATTCAATTGAGGATAGATGGGCATTAGATCCAAAAACTTGGTGGGTGATGCATGGATCCTCTACACCTATACTCCAAAAGGTTGCTTTAAAGCTTCTAGTGCAGCCATGTTCTTCCTCATGCTCTGAGAGGAATTGGAGTACATACTCCTTTATTCATTCTTTGAAGAGAAACAAAATGGATCCAAAGAGGGCTGAAGATTTGGTTTTTGTGCACTCTAATCTTAGGCTTTTGTCTAGAAAAGAGGAAGGGTATAAAAAAGGAGAGACAAGATTGTGGGACATTAATGGAGCCGTACATGATCCACTTGATGATAGTGCTGGAGTTCTTGAAATGAAAGATTTATCTCTTGATGAGCCAGATTTAGAAGCTATGCTTTTCTTAGATGATGGCAATGggggagaagaaaatgaaacaattagaGTTTGA
- the LOC114384574 gene encoding glycolipid transfer protein 3-like, protein MKSTRREMEKKSEIGSAIEELSTMTIVKPGENHGSAHIPTKPFLSVCYFVLQVLDKIGPTMTVMRQDVYQNIKTLELMHESNPSLNSNLVEILKSEAREGNARKGSSCSKALVWLTRTLDFASLLLHTLAKDPEKRMEQVVEEAYDVTLKPRHGWISSAAFRVALRLVPESKTFVNILKTEDENYDTLKENMQMLVSLFVPFLEDMHCILRLYNLDKLKST, encoded by the exons ATGAAGAGCACTAGGAGAGAAATGGAGAAGAAGTCGGAGATAGGTTCAGCCATTGAAGAGCTTTCTACGATGACCATAGTTAAACCTGGTGAAAATCACGGGTCTGCCCACATCCCCACTAAGCCTTTTCTCTCTGTTTGTTACTTCGTTCTTCAAGTTCTTG ATAAGATAGGGCCAACAATGACTGTTATGAGACAAGACGTGTACCAGAATATTAAG ACCTTGGAACTGATGCATGAATCAAATCCCTCATTGAACTCGAATTTGGTTGAGATATTGAAGTCAGAAGCAAGAGAAGGCAATGCTAGGAAAGGGTCAAGCTGCAGTAAGGCCCTTGTTTGGCTTACTAG GACCCTGGATTTCGCCTCGTTGTTGTTACACACACTGGCAAAAGATCCTGAAAAGAGAATGGAGCAAGTAGTTGAAGAGGCTTATGATGTAACTTTAAAACCGAGGCATGGATGGATTTCATCTGCTGCTTTCAGA GTGGCTCTAAGACTGGTCCCAGAAAGTAAAACATTCGTAAATATTCTTAAAACTGAAGATGAAAACTATGACACCCTAAAGGAGAACATGCAGATGCTGGTTTCTCTATTTGTGCCTTTTCTTGAGGATATGCATTGTATTCTA AGATTGTACAACTTGGACAAGCTAAAGTCAACCTAA